The following proteins come from a genomic window of Vallitaleaceae bacterium 9-2:
- the ablB gene encoding putative beta-lysine N-acetyltransferase codes for MKEQIKKTLIYNASEAIGKSAINHGKSSDRVYIMQCARDDSDAVFLRAHQLLDQCGYSKIIAKVPQEMKKELEKKDYQAEAWIPKLFHGRTDGYFMAYYSNTKRGILRDRQQIDDVLNIAKQKTTASLRKPHLRAEEEIRLLEKEDSQEMAKVYKQVFATYPFPIFDAGYIEQTMDEHIIYYGVFCKGKLVAIASGETDYAHRNVEMTDFATLAEYRGRGYGQALLEVLEKVLEEKGYLTFYTIARAVSYGMNITFSKMGYTYGGRLINNTNIGGQIETMNVWYKHIEDVSIK; via the coding sequence ATGAAAGAGCAAATCAAGAAAACGCTTATCTATAACGCATCTGAAGCTATTGGAAAATCTGCTATCAATCACGGGAAAAGTAGTGACCGTGTATATATAATGCAATGCGCTAGAGACGATAGTGATGCAGTGTTTTTAAGGGCGCACCAATTATTAGATCAGTGCGGCTATTCAAAAATTATTGCCAAAGTTCCACAGGAGATGAAAAAAGAGTTGGAGAAAAAAGACTACCAAGCAGAAGCTTGGATTCCGAAATTATTTCATGGAAGAACCGATGGATATTTTATGGCCTATTATTCAAATACAAAACGAGGCATACTTAGAGATCGTCAGCAGATAGATGATGTGCTCAACATAGCAAAGCAAAAGACCACGGCATCTTTAAGAAAGCCACATCTAAGGGCTGAAGAGGAGATTCGCCTGTTGGAAAAAGAAGATAGCCAAGAAATGGCTAAGGTCTATAAACAAGTGTTTGCAACGTATCCATTCCCGATTTTTGATGCTGGCTACATAGAACAAACCATGGATGAGCATATTATTTACTATGGCGTTTTTTGCAAAGGAAAACTTGTGGCTATTGCGTCCGGAGAGACGGATTATGCACATCGTAACGTCGAGATGACAGATTTTGCAACATTAGCTGAATATCGAGGTCGTGGATATGGACAGGCGCTTTTAGAAGTTCTTGAGAAAGTGTTAGAGGAAAAGGGCTACCTTACATTTTACACTATCGCACGAGCAGTGTCGTATGGTATGAATATTACATTTTCCAAGATGGGCTACACTTACGGTGGACGACTCATCAATAACACAAATATTGGCGGACAAATAGAAACGATGAATGTTTGGTATAAGCATATCGAAGATGTATCAATTAAATAG
- a CDS encoding amino acid ABC transporter ATP-binding protein — protein sequence MKDKPMIRVAGLHKYFDDLEVLKGVDLSVYPGEVVSIIGGSGSGKSTLLRCINFLEKKNKGDIYIGAKKIVSEKHDVNQLRERVGMVFQRFNLFPHKTALQNVMMGPRVIKKEEKAQAKEKAMALLHKVGLDDKADVYPAMLSGGQQQRVAIARALAMEPDVMLFDEPTSALDPELVGEVLQVIKQLADEGMTMVIVTHEMAFAKEVSDKIVYLYEGVIAEVGTPEEVFDNPKDETLQRFLAGFSGE from the coding sequence ATGAAAGATAAACCAATGATTCGCGTTGCCGGATTACATAAATATTTTGATGATTTAGAAGTATTAAAAGGTGTGGACTTAAGTGTCTACCCAGGAGAAGTGGTAAGTATTATTGGAGGTAGCGGTTCAGGAAAGAGTACCTTACTTCGTTGCATCAATTTTTTGGAAAAGAAAAATAAAGGAGATATCTACATCGGAGCAAAAAAAATTGTATCGGAAAAACATGATGTAAATCAACTAAGAGAACGGGTAGGTATGGTCTTTCAACGTTTTAATCTTTTTCCACATAAAACGGCATTGCAAAATGTTATGATGGGACCACGAGTGATAAAAAAAGAAGAGAAGGCACAGGCCAAAGAAAAAGCGATGGCCTTATTACATAAAGTCGGATTGGACGATAAGGCAGATGTCTATCCGGCCATGTTATCAGGAGGTCAGCAGCAGCGGGTAGCTATTGCCAGAGCTTTAGCGATGGAGCCGGATGTGATGCTCTTTGATGAACCGACATCAGCCCTTGACCCGGAGCTTGTAGGTGAGGTTCTACAAGTTATTAAACAGCTGGCAGATGAGGGAATGACCATGGTTATAGTTACACATGAGATGGCCTTTGCAAAAGAAGTATCGGATAAAATTGTCTATCTATATGAAGGTGTCATAGCTGAAGTAGGAACACCAGAAGAGGTATTTGATAATCCCAAGGATGAAACCCTTCAGCGCTTTTTGGCAGGATTTTCCGGAGAATAG
- a CDS encoding amino acid ABC transporter permease has protein sequence MELILESIQNFFGTMIQYAPKFLPAVGLTLQLSFFSILLGTLFGLVVTSLKLVKLKILQVIANVYVSIVRGTPLLLQLYFIFYGLPKLGLEFDAFTSAVIGLAFHSGAYISEIFRGAIESIDFGQNEAARALGMTKIQAFRYVVLPQAFKRSVPSLGNQFIIAVKDSSLASVITITETILMARQLVAATYDPFPILLTAGIYYYVIIAILSYLLRRLEGRLKVNER, from the coding sequence TTGGAATTAATTTTAGAATCAATACAAAACTTTTTTGGAACCATGATTCAATATGCGCCAAAATTTTTACCGGCAGTCGGTTTAACATTGCAGTTGTCCTTTTTTTCTATTTTATTAGGAACGTTATTTGGACTCGTGGTCACCTCGTTAAAGCTTGTTAAACTAAAAATTCTTCAAGTGATTGCCAATGTATATGTATCGATTGTACGAGGGACACCTTTATTGCTCCAGTTGTATTTTATCTTTTATGGATTGCCAAAACTGGGGCTTGAGTTTGATGCCTTTACATCGGCAGTTATTGGATTAGCCTTTCATAGTGGCGCTTATATCAGTGAAATCTTTAGAGGAGCAATTGAATCGATTGATTTTGGTCAAAATGAGGCGGCAAGAGCGCTTGGAATGACAAAGATACAGGCTTTTCGCTATGTGGTGCTTCCGCAAGCATTTAAGCGTTCGGTCCCATCTTTAGGTAACCAGTTTATTATAGCAGTTAAAGATTCCTCGCTTGCCAGTGTTATAACAATTACGGAAACCATTCTTATGGCACGTCAGTTAGTTGCAGCAACCTATGATCCGTTTCCGATTTTGCTAACGGCGGGAATATATTATTATGTGATTATTGCAATATTAAGTTACCTTTTGAGACGACTAGAAGGGAGGCTCAAAGTCAATGAAAGATAA
- a CDS encoding transporter substrate-binding domain-containing protein, which translates to MKKNQVNIILSMILVLSLVLIAGCAKSSQTTLEKIQEDSTMTFAMTGAYPPFNFINEDGELDGFDIEIAKAIAKEMGVEAEPVTTAWDGIIGGLESKRFDMIIGSMAVTEERLEKVNFTDPYYYDGAQFFVPVGSDIQSIEQVEAGTVGVVTGTTFHDALSSMDNIGEIMQFESDVDNFMALEQGRMEGLVTGKFVGLLAPEKYDVQIEPAGSLLYDEKIAIAIRKEDEALLKEVNEALATLVENGTYEEISHKWFGVNILEK; encoded by the coding sequence ATGAAAAAAAATCAAGTAAATATAATTTTATCAATGATCCTAGTACTTTCTTTGGTTTTGATAGCTGGGTGTGCAAAGTCCTCACAGACAACCCTAGAAAAAATTCAAGAAGATTCAACGATGACCTTTGCCATGACAGGCGCATATCCGCCGTTTAACTTTATTAATGAGGACGGTGAACTTGATGGTTTTGATATAGAGATTGCCAAAGCGATTGCAAAGGAAATGGGTGTTGAAGCAGAACCGGTAACAACAGCATGGGATGGTATTATTGGCGGACTTGAAAGTAAGCGCTTTGATATGATTATCGGAAGTATGGCTGTTACCGAAGAACGTCTTGAAAAAGTTAACTTTACCGATCCATATTACTATGATGGAGCACAGTTTTTTGTACCGGTAGGATCAGATATTCAAAGCATCGAGCAAGTTGAAGCCGGAACGGTTGGAGTTGTCACAGGGACAACATTTCATGATGCCTTAAGTTCTATGGATAATATAGGTGAAATCATGCAGTTTGAATCGGATGTCGATAACTTTATGGCGTTGGAACAAGGACGTATGGAAGGACTTGTTACAGGAAAGTTCGTTGGGCTCTTAGCACCGGAAAAATATGATGTCCAAATTGAACCAGCAGGTAGTCTGCTCTACGATGAAAAGATAGCTATTGCTATTCGAAAAGAAGATGAAGCGCTATTAAAAGAAGTCAATGAAGCATTGGCAACGCTTGTGGAAAATGGAACTTATGAAGAGATAAGCCATAAGTGGTTTGGCGTCAATATACTTGAAAAATAG